The genomic stretch ACATTTTTTGTTCTTATTTTGAAACAAGAAACCAAAATGGCATGGACTTACTAAATCTGCGATCTGATTATGAAGGCTGATCCTCAAACAACACAGGCATGTACTATTCgcatcaagaaatgacagttgAAAACGTATTCGACTGATTGAAATTTGCTAAACTAGAATGAGCTATTTAATTTGCGATTTCAACAAAACAAATAGATTAGAAATAGTAATATTAAGTATCACAGCAAAAACAACCATTAAACACTcattttctatgtgattaacTAGCAGCAAATCTTGCCTGCACACACACATTACTTGAAACAGACTGCTAATACGAATTTAACTGCTAGAAAATCCTCATTTTTCATGAAAGCAAAAACAATTTTCCAGCTGATCTGAGCTAATTGAACTCGGCTCTCAAGAACTAAGTTCACTAATTTACCCcaatttcataattgaaaattttagcTAGTGTAATCCTGTCATTTAAACCCTATAATTTGCTTAACCATACAAATTCATCAACACAGATTAGCAGATACAATTATCAGATTAATGAACATTAGAAGCAGAAATGAGTACCTGAATTCCATAAGCATCGCCGAAGGCAAGACTGATATGATCACGCGTGTATCGAGTAGATGAGCAACTGGTCCTAATGACTACAGTAAACGAACAGCTCGCTTCATTCTGCAAATACCCATTCAAAATTAGGTTTTCAAAATCATTAAATTAAGACCAAAATCTGTCGGATGTGGAAACCTGGGTTTTGTTGCTGATTTGGAGAGATGGATGAGGGTGAGGGCGCGGGATAATGGATCTTGATTGTGCAGAACAGAAGACGAGAGCGAAAATTAGCAGGAAAATGAGGCGTTTCATGATTAGAAGTGTGAGTGAAGTGGCCGCTGGTTCGAGAAATTGAGATCTATTTGGTGGAATTTTaggttttgtttgcttttgcGATGAATTCAGCACAGCCACGTCCCAGGTTTGGTGGCGAATTTAAGAGTCCTCAGCTTTCGCTTTCATCACGACCCTTCAATTTGGATTTTTTGTGAATCGAATTTTGTGACTATACGTCGGTGAAGTAAGTGGTTGGTAGATTGGTTGGTTAGACGCATTTCTAACAACATGCATTGGATTGTCGGTTCGGCTCGAAACTCAATTGATCGTTGCAATTCACGGACCTAATCGAAATTGGCTTATTACTTCTGCTAATCCGATTCCAATTCTTAATACTTTTTCTACGGCAATAAAGAtgatacatttttctttttaatctaTTCAACTTATGTGTCGCAATCAAGTTGATTCATTTACCCATCGAGGAGGAGAGTGGCCTGAGCCAGTCCCGGTGGAACAATTACATGGTTGTTAGGTTGTTGGTGCTTCCATCCCTGGCTATAGTTAAACACGATTACACAATAACAAAATACACGATTAACTACATGTATTTCTGTGATATCAAACACAAATATGGAATTGAATGTTCCAATTTCACGAGTTGCCAAAGTTTGAATTTTATACGAATTTTGTTCTAAAGTTTGAATTTTTACCTTTCAATTTGGGACAATTTGGGAGACTATAGTGTCTTGTATGTTTATATAGAGCATAAAACTTTATAATCTATAATCatcaattataatataatttattctcTGTTTCTTGCTTATGAGTATAACCAACACAATTGCTTATGAGTATTTTGAGTTGAATCATGTAAATATGTATCTCTTTAAGTTGTTTGCTTCAATTACTAAATTAACCTATTCCATCATAACCTTTTGAGTTAAATTTCAAAGATTGCcatagttattttatttttattatcaatcTAAAGAGGATAATTTAATCTTTCCAGCTCCACGAAGCCGAAATGCTCCGCCCCATCGCCTCCACCTCCGCTCCTTTGGCGTCTCCCCCTCCCATCAAATTCAGCTCCCTCCACCGCCTAACCCTCAACAATCCCCTCACACCGAATCACCAAATCCTAAAGAAACGATTCACCCCATCAATACCAACCCTCACAAAATTCAGTACCACTTCTCACCTCTCCGCACAATTCGACGAATTATCCGGTAGCGACTGGGAATTCGGCGACGAAGAAATCATAGATGCCGCCGAAGACGATGAGGGCTGCCCGTGGGAAGGCGCGGTTATGTTCAGAAGAAACGGCGCCGTATCGCATTTGGAGTACGGCACCACTCTTGAGAGCTTGGGCTTAGCAAAGGTCTCTTCGGGCCTGTCCAAAACTCGGGCTTTCGAAATGGGCTTGCGGCTGGTGAAGCCCGTGGCGGATTTCCCGGACGGGACGCCTGTTTTGATCTCGGCGGATGTGACGCGGAGGAAGCAGAAGCTGAGGCTGGATGGAATCGTTCGAACCGTCATTGCTCTCAATTGCAATAGGTAAACCTCTTTTTTTGGTGTATTTGTAGATTCATTTTGTGGTACACATGAAGTTCCAGACTTGCGGTTTGTTTCGTATGATATATTTGGGGCGAAGATAGGATGTTAATAGGGTTTAGGATCAATTGGTTTGTTAATTA from Salvia splendens isolate huo1 chromosome 4, SspV2, whole genome shotgun sequence encodes the following:
- the LOC121800339 gene encoding large ribosomal RNA subunit accumulation protein YCED homolog 1, chloroplastic-like; translation: MLRPIASTSAPLASPPPIKFSSLHRLTLNNPLTPNHQILKKRFTPSIPTLTKFSTTSHLSAQFDELSGSDWEFGDEEIIDAAEDDEGCPWEGAVMFRRNGAVSHLEYGTTLESLGLAKVSSGLSKTRAFEMGLRLVKPVADFPDGTPVLISADVTRRKQKLRLDGIVRTVIALNCNRCGEPAAQSVYSNFTLLLCEEPIAEPETINMGMIFGEQKFKTFETGDDDDASVDIDDQLHFPPEERVIDISKNIRDLIHVEITISAICDPNCRGLCLKCGANLNNSQCSCRQQKVEEKAHGPLGNLKKQMQQT